Proteins from a single region of Deltaproteobacteria bacterium:
- a CDS encoding SGNH/GDSL hydrolase family protein produces the protein MKKAAFAVIAVLIVFALAETVARLAGSGGEQATFMRFTNPHREQSGFVPDDHLFWRLRENNPSWEVNASGFRGPDAPREKPAGQFRIVTLGDSCTFGLGTPGLRYDETYSARLEQLLREAKPGRDIRVLNFGCPGYSSFQGLRLLESKAAAYRPDLVIAYFGINDGFDAVGFADKDQRPVDAPALGPMRGALAKSRLYAWLRGGLVRARRTTAPGEPLERVAIDDHHANLDAMAALTTRIGAKIHFIAPPYLEESDGSLRIETHRRHDPAIDVFPEMSAAAARGETVIFASPDNVHPTPAGHAAIARAIADVVVPEISD, from the coding sequence ATGAAAAAGGCCGCGTTCGCCGTCATCGCCGTGCTCATCGTGTTCGCGCTCGCCGAGACGGTTGCGCGTCTTGCGGGGAGCGGCGGCGAACAGGCGACATTCATGCGTTTCACGAACCCGCACCGCGAGCAGTCGGGGTTCGTGCCCGACGACCATCTGTTCTGGCGGCTGCGTGAAAATAACCCGTCGTGGGAGGTGAACGCATCGGGCTTTCGCGGACCCGACGCCCCACGCGAAAAACCCGCCGGGCAATTTCGCATCGTCACCCTCGGAGATTCGTGCACGTTTGGCCTTGGCACGCCGGGGCTGCGTTACGACGAAACCTACAGCGCGCGACTCGAACAACTCCTGCGCGAGGCAAAGCCCGGGCGCGACATCCGCGTGCTCAACTTCGGCTGCCCCGGGTATTCGAGCTTTCAGGGACTGCGTCTGCTGGAATCGAAGGCGGCGGCGTACCGGCCCGATCTCGTGATCGCCTATTTCGGCATCAACGACGGGTTCGACGCGGTCGGATTCGCCGACAAGGACCAGCGCCCCGTGGACGCGCCCGCGCTCGGCCCAATGCGCGGCGCGCTCGCGAAAAGCCGCCTTTACGCATGGCTGCGGGGCGGGCTCGTGCGTGCGCGGCGAACCACCGCGCCGGGAGAACCGCTGGAGCGCGTCGCGATCGATGACCACCACGCCAACCTCGACGCCATGGCGGCGCTCACCACGCGTATCGGCGCGAAAATCCACTTTATCGCCCCGCCGTATCTGGAGGAGTCTGACGGCTCGCTGCGCATCGAGACGCACCGCCGCCACGACCCGGCGATCGACGTGTTCCCCGAAATGAGCGCCGCGGCGGCGCGCGGCGAGACGGTGATCTTCGCGAGTCCAGACAACGTGCATCCCACGCCCGCGGGCCACGCCGCGATCGCGCGGGCGATCGCGGACGTCGTCGTTCCCGAGATTTCGGATTAG